The Streptomyces sp. NBC_01197 genome window below encodes:
- a CDS encoding SDR family NAD(P)-dependent oxidoreductase, with the protein MTGATVTRVALVTGTGKGVGRGIATALGAHGWTVYVTGRGEPDPGSPQAETVRRVTEAGGEGIGLRCDHRDDSQVEAVIARITGERGRLDLLVNNVWVAPDGMAGFDEPFWTRPVSDWEPLVGIGLRAHYVASVHAARHMVARGSGLIVNISSFGARAPLHSVLYGISKAGLDKMAADMAHELRASGVSALSLWPGLVRTDGLVEAGVKEVAGFRLADAESPGFVGSVIARLADDDRLPERSGHTYVVAELAEEYGVTEPDGRRAASHRTAFGGGPLY; encoded by the coding sequence GTGACCGGGGCGACCGTGACGCGCGTCGCGCTGGTCACCGGTACCGGCAAGGGCGTCGGCCGGGGCATCGCCACCGCGCTCGGCGCGCACGGCTGGACCGTCTACGTCACCGGCCGGGGCGAGCCAGATCCGGGCAGCCCGCAGGCGGAGACCGTCCGCCGGGTCACAGAGGCCGGCGGCGAGGGCATCGGCCTGCGCTGCGACCACCGCGACGACTCACAGGTCGAGGCAGTGATCGCGCGGATCACGGGCGAGCGAGGCCGACTTGACCTGCTGGTCAACAACGTATGGGTGGCGCCCGACGGCATGGCCGGATTCGACGAGCCGTTCTGGACCCGGCCCGTCTCCGACTGGGAGCCGCTGGTCGGCATCGGGCTGCGCGCCCACTACGTCGCATCGGTGCACGCGGCCCGTCACATGGTGGCCCGCGGCAGCGGTCTGATCGTCAACATCTCCTCGTTCGGCGCCCGGGCCCCGCTGCACTCGGTGCTCTACGGCATCTCCAAGGCGGGCCTGGACAAGATGGCCGCCGACATGGCGCACGAACTGCGCGCGTCGGGGGTGTCGGCGCTCTCCCTCTGGCCCGGCCTGGTGCGTACGGACGGGCTGGTCGAGGCCGGTGTGAAGGAGGTGGCCGGGTTCCGGCTGGCGGACGCCGAGTCACCCGGATTCGTCGGCTCCGTCATCGCCCGCCTCGCGGACGACGACCGGTTGCCGGAGCGCAGCGGGCACACGTATGTCGTCGCCGAACTCGCCGAGGAGTACGGAGTGACCGAACCCGACGGCCGACGGGCCGCCTCACACCGAACGGCCTTCGGCGGCGGCCCGCTGTACTGA
- a CDS encoding RICIN domain-containing protein has protein sequence MSIWTSLEPASTTVDPGSTATVRLRLRNTGDVVDEYRCVPVGDLAPYVTVEPPTIRLFPGTTGTVDLTFAPPRTPDAIAGPNPYGVQVIPTEHPEATTVPEGNVTITPFSEIRAELVPHTVKGRFRGRPKLAIDNLGNTKLTASVNGSENGDQLSYEILPANVQIEPGRAAFVRATLRPRQITWFGRKQDRPYRLAIQRSGTKPHDVDGLYVQRGVLPRWLATVFAIFMAIAIVFVMYWFTHKPTVATRAVAKVEQAGAIPAPTPTPSLPPPAASEPPPPSPSAPNPDAGNSGGGNGGSGGGGGGGAPKKKPDPANAKHVEIKNSVTHLCAELPGRDKGQIGGPVQESDCNPTDQDNQIWDLEVQRPHGGPNNNSLFQIRNIKDSLCMDLPEGGAQPVGAQVSEFTCAGTNPDNQLWWLEKQDDGHYWFHNYASDGLCLNVDGYSHPGQPVTTKNRLTLHQCSNNDDREWDIIKVAPGL, from the coding sequence GTGAGCATCTGGACTTCTCTGGAGCCTGCTTCCACCACGGTGGACCCGGGCAGTACGGCCACCGTGCGGCTACGGCTGCGCAACACGGGCGACGTCGTCGACGAGTACCGGTGCGTACCCGTCGGTGACCTGGCCCCGTACGTGACCGTCGAACCACCGACCATCCGACTTTTCCCCGGCACCACCGGCACCGTGGACCTCACGTTCGCCCCGCCACGCACCCCCGACGCCATCGCCGGACCCAACCCGTACGGCGTCCAGGTCATCCCCACCGAACACCCCGAGGCGACCACCGTCCCCGAGGGCAACGTCACCATCACCCCCTTCTCCGAAATCCGCGCCGAACTCGTCCCCCACACCGTCAAGGGCCGATTCCGCGGACGCCCCAAGCTCGCGATCGACAACCTCGGCAACACCAAGCTCACCGCCTCGGTCAACGGCAGCGAGAACGGCGACCAGCTCTCGTACGAGATCCTCCCGGCCAACGTCCAGATCGAACCCGGCCGCGCCGCCTTCGTACGCGCCACCCTCCGCCCCCGCCAGATCACCTGGTTCGGCCGCAAACAGGACCGCCCCTACCGCCTCGCCATCCAGCGCTCCGGCACCAAACCCCACGACGTCGACGGCCTCTACGTCCAACGCGGCGTACTCCCCCGCTGGCTCGCCACCGTCTTCGCGATCTTCATGGCCATCGCCATCGTCTTCGTCATGTACTGGTTCACCCACAAACCCACCGTCGCCACCCGCGCCGTGGCGAAGGTCGAGCAGGCAGGTGCCATCCCCGCCCCGACCCCCACGCCGAGTCTGCCGCCACCCGCGGCCAGCGAGCCCCCACCGCCCTCCCCGTCCGCTCCCAACCCGGACGCCGGCAACAGCGGCGGTGGAAACGGAGGCAGCGGAGGCGGAGGCGGAGGCGGCGCACCCAAGAAGAAGCCCGATCCGGCGAACGCCAAACACGTGGAGATCAAGAACTCGGTCACCCACCTGTGCGCCGAACTCCCCGGCAGGGACAAGGGCCAGATCGGCGGCCCGGTCCAGGAGAGCGACTGCAACCCCACGGACCAGGACAACCAGATCTGGGACCTGGAGGTCCAGCGCCCGCACGGCGGCCCGAACAACAACAGCCTCTTCCAGATCCGCAACATCAAGGACAGCCTCTGCATGGACCTGCCAGAGGGAGGCGCTCAGCCGGTCGGGGCCCAGGTGTCCGAGTTCACCTGCGCCGGCACCAATCCCGACAACCAGCTGTGGTGGCTGGAGAAGCAGGACGACGGCCACTACTGGTTCCACAACTACGCGAGCGACGGGCTCTGCCTCAACGTCGACGGTTACAGCCATCCCGGTCAGCCGGTCACCACCAAGAACCGGCTCACCCTGCACCAGTGCAGCAACAACGATGACCGGGAGTGGGACATCATCAAGGTCGCCCCTGGCCTGTAA
- a CDS encoding GNAT family N-acetyltransferase, whose amino-acid sequence MPIRITPLTDPAHGAHSRRLAWLASDADSIPVGTAFLRLFDGGQAHLAELTLHVHPTERREGVGSRLLDTAVAAARDNARSCVTAQAEAGSPGDRFLSDRGFREVLTLRFARLPLAGVDPTTLAEIVERPHPGYRLASWQGTVPDDLAQTFAASRRAMDDMPMEDTDYGAVTWDVDRVRAAAKAVQDRGDQLHTVVAIDTTDDSIAGFTELVVSGSGTGDGQHYGTGVLPEHRGHGLGRWMKAESIRQALGRYQDLGGLLTDTADSNTHMRHISDSLGYVPTHTTLQYQLDL is encoded by the coding sequence TTGCCGATTCGCATCACCCCACTGACCGACCCCGCTCATGGGGCGCACAGCCGACGCCTTGCCTGGCTGGCGTCCGACGCCGATTCCATCCCCGTCGGGACGGCCTTTCTGCGCCTCTTCGATGGCGGACAGGCGCACCTGGCCGAATTGACCCTCCACGTCCATCCCACGGAGCGCCGCGAGGGCGTCGGCTCCCGACTCCTCGACACAGCTGTGGCCGCCGCCCGGGACAACGCCCGATCCTGCGTCACCGCGCAGGCCGAGGCCGGCTCGCCCGGCGACCGCTTCCTGTCGGACCGCGGGTTCCGCGAGGTGCTCACTCTGAGGTTCGCCCGCTTGCCCCTGGCCGGCGTGGACCCCACCACCCTCGCCGAGATCGTCGAGCGTCCGCATCCCGGCTACCGCCTGGCTTCATGGCAGGGAACCGTTCCCGACGATCTCGCCCAGACGTTCGCCGCCTCACGCCGTGCTATGGACGACATGCCCATGGAAGACACCGACTACGGCGCCGTGACCTGGGACGTGGACCGGGTCCGGGCCGCGGCGAAGGCCGTGCAGGACCGCGGCGACCAGCTGCACACGGTCGTCGCCATCGACACGACCGACGACTCGATCGCCGGGTTCACAGAACTCGTCGTCTCCGGCAGTGGCACGGGTGATGGCCAGCACTACGGCACCGGCGTGCTGCCCGAGCACCGCGGACACGGCCTCGGCCGATGGATGAAGGCCGAGTCGATCCGACAAGCCCTCGGACGCTATCAAGACCTCGGTGGCCTCCTGACCGACACCGCCGACAGCAACACGCACATGAGGCACATCAGCGACAGCCTCGGCTACGTGCCCACACACACGACACTCCAGTACCAACTCGACCTGTAG
- a CDS encoding TetR/AcrR family transcriptional regulator — MRRDLGSPETGAERRDQQEAILQAAAELLTEHGPAGISTRAVATAAGVQTPALYRLFGDKDGLLDALGSYVFESYLAEKRGLEPSEDAIDDIRRGWNIHVDFGLSNPASYALMYGNLRPGRRPAAAQENAEILRRLLERAREQGRLRVPVETAARAIEASTTGAVLLLLAQPEGDRDPAPLTGLRDTVIDSIVSTEPAADARTRIADRAQALLAAVGDGRGADPVADAGFRTTEAALLRDWLTILSR, encoded by the coding sequence ATGCGCAGGGACCTTGGCTCGCCCGAGACGGGTGCGGAACGACGTGACCAGCAGGAAGCGATCCTGCAGGCGGCGGCCGAGCTGCTGACCGAGCACGGCCCGGCCGGCATCTCGACGCGGGCGGTCGCGACCGCCGCCGGGGTGCAGACACCTGCCTTGTATCGCTTGTTCGGGGACAAGGACGGCCTGCTCGACGCCCTCGGCAGCTACGTGTTCGAGAGCTATCTGGCCGAAAAGCGGGGACTGGAACCGAGCGAGGATGCGATCGACGACATCCGGCGCGGCTGGAACATCCACGTCGACTTCGGGCTGAGCAATCCCGCTTCCTACGCCCTGATGTACGGCAACCTGCGCCCGGGGCGCCGCCCGGCCGCCGCCCAGGAGAACGCCGAGATCCTGCGCCGTCTGCTCGAACGGGCCCGCGAGCAGGGCCGGCTCCGCGTTCCGGTCGAGACGGCTGCTCGGGCCATCGAGGCGTCGACGACCGGAGCCGTGCTGCTGCTGCTGGCGCAGCCCGAGGGCGACCGCGACCCGGCCCCGCTCACCGGGCTGCGTGACACCGTCATCGACTCGATCGTCAGCACCGAACCGGCGGCCGACGCCCGAACGAGAATCGCCGACCGGGCTCAGGCGCTGCTGGCTGCTGTCGGTGACGGCCGCGGCGCCGACCCCGTCGCGGACGCCGGGTTCAGAACCACCGAAGCAGCGCTGTTGCGTGACTGGCTGACCATCCTGAGCCGATGA
- a CDS encoding aldo/keto reductase: MTNQSISTVRLGSDGPVVGAQGLGCMGMSEFYGDTDDDSARRTLDAALSAGVTLFDTADMYGQGDNERFLAPFVGAHRDDVVIATKFGNVRADDGSMSISNDPAYIRRAVDASLTRLGIEVIDLYYMHRRDPAVALADSVGTMAELVQAGKVRHLGLSEVTGDELREAHAHHPISTVQSEWSLFTRDIERSLVPTAAELGVGVVAYSPLGRGLLTGALPSEFAAGDVRSRFPRFTGENAQRNAALLHPITTIAADRGAAPAQVALAWLHQQSAVHNLTVVPIPGTRRPNRLQENLAALELTLTADELAQLEPIAAQVTGDRYPDMTETANARET; the protein is encoded by the coding sequence ATGACGAACCAATCCATATCGACCGTCCGGCTCGGCTCCGACGGCCCCGTCGTCGGCGCGCAAGGGCTGGGCTGCATGGGGATGAGCGAGTTCTACGGCGACACCGACGACGACTCGGCCCGCCGGACCCTCGACGCCGCCCTGTCCGCCGGTGTCACCTTGTTCGACACCGCCGACATGTACGGCCAGGGCGACAATGAGCGTTTCCTCGCCCCGTTCGTCGGCGCCCACCGGGACGACGTCGTCATCGCGACCAAGTTCGGCAACGTCCGCGCCGATGACGGATCGATGTCGATCAGCAACGACCCCGCCTATATCCGCCGTGCCGTCGACGCCAGCCTGACGCGGCTGGGCATCGAGGTCATCGACCTCTACTACATGCACCGCCGCGACCCGGCCGTCGCGCTGGCCGACTCCGTCGGAACGATGGCCGAGCTCGTCCAGGCCGGCAAGGTCCGCCATCTCGGCCTGTCCGAGGTCACCGGCGACGAACTGCGCGAAGCCCACGCGCACCACCCGATCAGCACCGTGCAATCGGAGTGGTCGCTGTTCACCCGCGACATCGAACGCAGCCTCGTACCCACCGCCGCCGAACTCGGCGTCGGCGTGGTCGCCTACTCCCCGCTCGGTCGCGGCCTCCTCACCGGCGCCCTACCAAGCGAGTTCGCCGCCGGCGACGTCCGCTCCCGGTTCCCCCGCTTCACCGGCGAGAACGCCCAACGCAACGCAGCGCTCCTGCACCCCATCACCACGATCGCCGCCGACCGCGGCGCCGCCCCCGCACAGGTCGCGCTGGCCTGGCTGCACCAGCAAAGCGCCGTCCACAACCTCACCGTCGTGCCGATCCCCGGCACCCGGCGCCCGAACCGCCTGCAAGAAAACCTCGCCGCACTCGAACTCACCCTCACCGCCGACGAACTAGCGCAACTCGAACCCATCGCCGCCCAGGTCACCGGCGACCGGTACCCCGACATGACCGAGACAGCCAACGCCCGCGAAACCTGA